One region of Micromonospora ureilytica genomic DNA includes:
- a CDS encoding ABC transporter permease, translating into MFRFIVRRLLQLIPTLFGLSLLLFIWLRRLPGGPETAILGERGTPEMRAAIRRNMGLDEPILVQYGRFVRRMIKLDLGTSTSTKRAVTTEFIERFPGTVELTITAMIIAIGVGIPLGYLAARRRGRFLDHASVGGSLIGICIPVFFLGYVLKAIFSENLHWFPSSGRQDPTLGATRVTNFFVLDGLMTREWDAAADALWHLVLPSIALASIPLAIIVRITRASVLEVLNEDFVRTAEAKGLTQQTVRRRHVLRNAMLPVATSIGLLAGGLLSGAVLTETVFAFSGIGAFVAEAIGQRDYPVLMGFILIIAVVYVLVNLLVDLSYSFIDPRVRVR; encoded by the coding sequence GTGTTCCGGTTCATCGTCAGGCGCCTGCTTCAGCTGATACCCACGCTGTTCGGGCTCTCCCTCCTGCTCTTCATCTGGCTCCGCCGACTCCCCGGCGGCCCCGAGACCGCCATTCTCGGCGAGCGCGGCACACCCGAGATGCGGGCCGCGATCCGCCGCAACATGGGGCTCGACGAGCCCATCCTGGTGCAGTACGGCCGTTTCGTACGGCGGATGATCAAGCTCGACCTGGGCACCTCGACCTCCACCAAGCGGGCGGTCACCACGGAGTTCATCGAGCGTTTCCCCGGCACCGTCGAGCTGACCATCACCGCGATGATCATCGCCATCGGCGTTGGCATCCCGCTGGGCTACCTGGCGGCCCGTCGTCGCGGCCGTTTCCTGGACCACGCGTCCGTGGGCGGCTCGCTGATCGGCATCTGCATCCCGGTCTTCTTCCTGGGCTACGTGCTCAAAGCGATCTTCTCGGAGAACCTGCACTGGTTCCCGTCCAGCGGCCGGCAGGACCCGACTCTCGGGGCGACCCGGGTCACCAACTTCTTCGTCCTGGACGGGTTGATGACCCGTGAGTGGGACGCCGCAGCCGACGCCCTCTGGCATCTGGTGTTGCCCAGCATTGCGCTGGCCAGCATCCCGCTGGCGATCATCGTCCGGATCACCCGGGCGAGCGTGCTGGAGGTGCTGAACGAGGACTTCGTGCGAACCGCCGAGGCAAAGGGCCTGACCCAGCAGACGGTTCGTCGCCGGCACGTCCTGCGCAACGCCATGCTGCCGGTCGCCACCTCGATCGGTCTGCTCGCGGGCGGCCTGCTCTCGGGCGCGGTGCTGACCGAGACCGTCTTCGCCTTCAGCGGCATCGGAGCGTTCGTCGCCGAGGCCATCGGCCAACGCGACTATCCGGTGCTGATGGGCTTCATTCTGATCATCGCGGTGGTGTACGTGCTGGTGAACCTGCTGGTCGATCTCTCCTACAGCTTCATCGACCCGAGGGTGAGGGTGCGATGA
- a CDS encoding ABC transporter permease, with translation MTLSPGKKREKIDRLSELAARDDERGVSLWQEAFRRLRGNPAAIVGAVILALFVLVAVVGPFLVPYAATDTIGIREGLIKPGVIPGPTGEHWFGYDHQGRDEFSRMIVGARQTLLVGVVSTLIGLAIGALIGGVSGAAAGLGGRWGRWIDTTLMRFIDMLLAMPSLLLAVSIAALLGASLTTVMIAVGVVSVPVFARLLRGSMISQANSDYVLAATSLGVKKSKIALTHVVPNSLAPVIVQATLTLATAIIEAAALSFLGLGNPDTAVPEWGVMLADAQQYLGIRPSLAIYPAVAIIITALGFTLLGEAMREALDPKLRK, from the coding sequence ATGACACTCAGCCCAGGCAAGAAGCGCGAAAAGATCGACCGGCTCTCCGAGTTGGCCGCCCGTGACGACGAGCGGGGTGTCAGCCTCTGGCAGGAGGCGTTCCGCCGGCTGCGCGGTAACCCGGCCGCGATCGTCGGCGCCGTCATCCTGGCGCTCTTCGTGCTGGTCGCGGTGGTCGGCCCGTTCCTCGTGCCGTACGCGGCGACGGACACGATCGGCATCCGGGAGGGGCTGATCAAGCCGGGTGTCATCCCCGGCCCGACCGGTGAGCACTGGTTCGGTTACGACCACCAGGGCCGGGACGAGTTCAGCCGGATGATCGTGGGTGCCCGTCAGACCCTGCTGGTCGGCGTGGTCTCCACCCTGATCGGTCTGGCGATCGGCGCCCTGATCGGTGGCGTCTCCGGCGCCGCGGCGGGTCTCGGTGGCCGGTGGGGGCGGTGGATCGACACCACCCTGATGCGCTTCATCGACATGCTGCTGGCGATGCCGAGCCTGCTGCTGGCGGTGAGCATCGCAGCTCTGCTCGGGGCCAGCCTGACCACTGTGATGATCGCGGTCGGTGTGGTCTCGGTGCCGGTGTTCGCCCGGCTGCTGCGCGGCTCGATGATCTCCCAGGCCAACAGTGACTACGTGCTGGCGGCGACCTCGCTCGGCGTGAAGAAGTCGAAGATCGCGCTGACCCACGTGGTGCCGAACTCGCTCGCCCCGGTGATCGTGCAGGCCACGTTGACCCTGGCCACCGCGATCATCGAGGCTGCGGCGCTCTCCTTCCTCGGCCTCGGCAATCCGGACACCGCCGTGCCGGAGTGGGGGGTCATGCTCGCCGACGCGCAGCAGTACCTCGGCATCCGGCCGTCACTGGCGATCTATCCGGCCGTCGCGATCATCATCACCGCGCTCGGTTTCACCCTGCTGGGTGAGGCGATGCGTGAGGCCCTCGACCCGAAGCTGCGGAAGTAG
- a CDS encoding ABC transporter ATP-binding protein: MALLEVEDLAVTFTRRGQRAVHAVDGVSFSVDAGEVVGLVGESGCGKSVTSLAIMGLLPKQPGLRVGGKAVFDGTDLLQLDDRSRRDIRGRDIAMIFQDPLSSLNPVIPIGLQVTEVLSRHRGMKGEAASKEAAALLDRVGIPDPKRRLKEYPHQLSGGMRQRALIAMAVACQPRLLIADEPTTALDVTIQAQILELLKELVRDSGTALLMITHDLGVVAGMCDTVNVLYGGRVVETARRRPLFRQPRHPYTVGLLGSVPRLDAGRGEKLNPIPGSVRDLLPWPDGCAFAPRCARRIDECVGEPPELVHAHDGRSYRCVNPEPLPGLVPAPREESV; encoded by the coding sequence ATGGCACTGCTCGAAGTTGAAGATCTCGCCGTCACGTTCACCCGCCGCGGTCAGCGGGCCGTGCACGCGGTCGACGGGGTGTCCTTCTCGGTCGACGCCGGTGAGGTGGTCGGCCTGGTCGGCGAGTCCGGCTGCGGCAAGAGCGTCACCTCGCTCGCGATCATGGGCTTGTTGCCCAAGCAGCCCGGCCTGCGGGTCGGCGGCAAGGCCGTATTCGACGGCACCGACCTGCTCCAGCTCGACGACCGGTCGCGGCGGGACATCCGGGGTCGGGACATCGCGATGATCTTCCAGGACCCGCTCTCCTCGTTGAACCCGGTGATCCCGATCGGGTTGCAGGTGACCGAGGTGCTCAGCCGGCACCGGGGGATGAAGGGCGAGGCCGCGTCGAAGGAGGCGGCGGCGCTGCTGGACCGGGTCGGCATCCCCGACCCGAAGCGGCGGCTCAAGGAGTACCCGCACCAGCTATCCGGTGGGATGCGCCAGCGTGCGCTCATCGCGATGGCGGTGGCCTGCCAGCCACGGCTGCTGATCGCCGACGAGCCGACCACCGCGCTGGACGTCACCATCCAGGCCCAGATCCTGGAGCTGCTCAAGGAGCTGGTCCGGGACTCCGGCACCGCGCTGTTGATGATCACGCATGACCTGGGCGTGGTGGCAGGCATGTGCGACACCGTCAACGTGCTCTACGGCGGCCGGGTGGTGGAGACGGCCCGCCGTCGTCCGCTGTTCCGCCAGCCGCGTCACCCGTACACAGTGGGTCTGCTCGGCTCGGTGCCGCGCCTGGACGCCGGGCGGGGCGAGAAGCTCAACCCGATCCCCGGTTCGGTCCGCGACCTGCTGCCCTGGCCGGATGGATGCGCGTTCGCCCCGCGCTGCGCGCGCCGGATCGACGAGTGTGTGGGCGAGCCGCCGGAGCTGGTGCACGCGCACGACGGACGGAGCTACCGGTGCGTCAACCCGGAGCCGCTGCCGGGCCTGGTGCCCGCCCCGCGCGAGGAGTCAGTGTGA
- a CDS encoding ABC transporter ATP-binding protein, protein MSENDILVEVRDLKVHFPIKRGVLFDRVVGHVKAVDGVDLSIARGKTYGLVGESGCGKSTLGRALLQLTPPTAGEVSFDGVELTTLPSGKLRSMRRRMQMIFQDPMSSLDPRQNVESILTEGLQTHGIGTDRTDRRRIIGETLDAVGLPRWALSRYPHEFSGGQRQRIGIARALVLGPELIVADEPVSALDVSIQAQVVNLLDELQDSLGLTYLVIAHDLAVVRHISDTVGVMYLGALVEEAPSDRLYTEPLHPYTRALMSAVPVPDPDVEDRRERILLAGDLPSPANPPSGCRFHTRCPWAQPTRCADERPVLRDIGASRVACHWAEQIASGELRPHGVSAQIVRPEGEGDAPAVVSAPTEPGSYV, encoded by the coding sequence GTGAGTGAGAACGACATCCTCGTCGAGGTGCGCGACCTGAAGGTGCACTTCCCGATCAAGCGGGGGGTGCTCTTCGACCGGGTGGTCGGCCACGTGAAGGCCGTCGACGGGGTCGACCTGAGCATCGCGCGCGGCAAGACGTACGGCCTGGTCGGCGAGTCCGGCTGTGGCAAGTCCACATTGGGTCGGGCGCTGCTCCAGCTGACCCCGCCGACCGCCGGTGAGGTCAGCTTCGACGGTGTCGAGCTGACCACGCTGCCGTCGGGCAAGCTGCGCAGCATGCGTCGCCGGATGCAGATGATCTTTCAGGATCCGATGTCCAGCCTCGATCCTCGGCAGAACGTGGAGTCGATCCTGACCGAGGGCCTCCAGACCCACGGGATCGGCACCGACCGCACCGACCGGCGGCGGATCATCGGCGAGACCCTGGACGCGGTCGGGCTGCCGCGCTGGGCGCTGTCCCGCTACCCGCACGAGTTCTCCGGCGGGCAGCGGCAGCGCATCGGCATCGCCCGCGCGTTGGTGCTCGGGCCGGAGCTGATCGTCGCCGACGAGCCGGTGTCGGCGCTCGACGTGTCGATCCAGGCCCAGGTGGTCAACCTGCTGGACGAACTTCAGGACAGCCTGGGGCTGACCTACCTGGTGATCGCGCACGACCTCGCGGTGGTGCGCCACATCTCCGACACGGTCGGCGTCATGTATCTGGGCGCGCTGGTCGAGGAGGCACCGAGCGACAGGCTCTACACCGAGCCGCTGCACCCGTACACCCGGGCGTTGATGTCGGCGGTGCCGGTGCCGGACCCGGACGTGGAGGACCGCCGGGAGCGCATCCTGCTCGCCGGTGACCTGCCGTCGCCGGCCAACCCGCCGTCGGGCTGCCGGTTCCACACCCGCTGCCCGTGGGCGCAGCCCACCCGCTGCGCCGACGAGCGACCGGTGCTGCGGGACATCGGCGCCAGCCGGGTGGCCTGCCACTGGGCCGAGCAGATCGCCAGCGGCGAACTGCGCCCGCACGGGGTCAGCGCGCAGATCGTCCGGCCCGAGGGCGAGGGGGACGCGCCGGCCGTGGTCTCCGCGCCCACCGAGCCCGGCTCGTACGTCTGA
- a CDS encoding HNH endonuclease family protein yields the protein MRTRSGPRAAVAALAAALALGVAGCVPQDEPTTPPPSDGGNAAEQLSQLAVATAGSMKGYSRERFPHWRDTGKNCDVRDSILQRDGKDVKLSGCNVVGGRWESVYDGRSFSDPSDVDIDHMVPLANAWRSGADEWDNAKRGDFANDTTRPQLFAVSASSNRSKGDQDPSQWKPANRSYWCKYAQDWVTVKHYWKLTVTSAEKAALTDMLEGCSVGSDS from the coding sequence GTGCGTACCAGATCAGGACCGCGAGCGGCGGTGGCCGCGCTTGCCGCGGCGCTGGCGCTCGGCGTGGCCGGTTGCGTCCCGCAGGATGAGCCGACCACACCGCCGCCGAGCGACGGCGGCAACGCCGCGGAGCAGCTGAGCCAGCTCGCCGTCGCTACCGCCGGCTCGATGAAGGGCTACAGCCGGGAGCGTTTTCCGCACTGGCGGGACACCGGCAAGAACTGCGATGTGCGGGACAGCATCCTCCAGCGCGACGGCAAGGACGTGAAGCTCTCCGGCTGCAACGTGGTCGGTGGGCGCTGGGAGAGCGTGTACGACGGTCGCAGCTTCTCGGATCCCTCCGACGTGGACATCGACCACATGGTGCCGTTGGCCAACGCGTGGCGCTCGGGTGCCGACGAGTGGGACAACGCGAAGCGCGGCGATTTCGCCAACGACACCACCCGTCCGCAGCTTTTCGCGGTTTCGGCGTCCTCGAACCGGTCAAAGGGTGACCAGGACCCGTCCCAGTGGAAGCCGGCAAACCGGTCTTACTGGTGTAAATATGCGCAAGACTGGGTGACGGTCAAGCACTACTGGAAGCTGACGGTGACCAGCGCCGAGAAGGCCGCCCTGACCGACATGTTGGAGGGCTGTTCAGTGGGGAGCGACTCGTGA
- a CDS encoding MFS transporter, with protein MTAPVPASPLRMGTTAGRGTLLAAVLASGMVFLDGTVVNVALPKLGQDLGANVADLQWTINGYLLMLAAFVLLGGALGDRFGRRRIFLIGVVWFTAASVLCGLAQDTGMLIAARFLQGAGGALLTPGSLSVLQASFHPDDRGRAIGAWAGLSGVSTALGPFIGGWLIDTLSWRWIFFLNLPIAVLVLLAALRWVPESRDESASRTEGRDRARRRFDVAGALLGALALAGVTYALIDAPARGFDSAEVLIAAVVGVLSAVAFVLLERRRGDAAMLPTGLFSSRLFSVLNLFTVVVYAALSGFTFFFAVYLQNVVGWSAFRTGIALLPMTLLLLVGSARAGALSARIGPRLPLAIGPVIAAVGLLLLRGVGPGASYWRDVLPGVLLFGIGLTLVVAPLTASVLAAVQDRFSGVASGFNNAASRAGGLLAVAALPLLVGLSGAGYEQKADLTDAFRGAMKWCAGLLVAGAVLALVLVHRPPRKAPPSQPCHSLPVATPPK; from the coding sequence ATGACCGCACCCGTACCGGCGTCCCCCCTCCGGATGGGCACCACTGCCGGCCGCGGCACGCTGCTCGCCGCCGTACTCGCCTCTGGCATGGTCTTCCTCGACGGCACCGTCGTCAACGTGGCGCTGCCGAAACTCGGGCAGGACCTCGGCGCGAACGTCGCCGATCTCCAGTGGACCATCAACGGCTACCTGCTGATGCTGGCGGCGTTCGTGCTGCTCGGCGGCGCGCTCGGCGACCGCTTCGGCCGGCGACGCATCTTCCTCATCGGCGTGGTCTGGTTCACCGCCGCCTCCGTGCTCTGCGGGCTGGCCCAGGACACCGGCATGCTGATCGCGGCCCGGTTCCTCCAGGGCGCCGGTGGCGCGCTGCTCACGCCCGGGTCGCTGTCGGTGCTCCAGGCGAGCTTCCATCCCGACGACCGGGGCCGGGCGATCGGTGCCTGGGCCGGGCTGTCCGGGGTGTCCACAGCGCTGGGCCCGTTCATCGGGGGCTGGCTGATCGACACGCTCTCCTGGCGCTGGATCTTCTTCCTCAACCTGCCGATCGCCGTGCTGGTGCTACTGGCCGCCCTGCGCTGGGTGCCGGAGAGCCGGGACGAGAGCGCCTCCCGCACCGAGGGACGGGATCGGGCCCGACGGCGGTTCGACGTGGCCGGAGCCCTGCTCGGAGCGCTCGCCCTCGCCGGCGTCACCTACGCCCTGATCGACGCGCCGGCCCGCGGGTTCGACTCCGCCGAGGTGCTGATCGCGGCAGTGGTCGGGGTGCTCTCCGCGGTGGCCTTCGTCCTGCTGGAGCGGCGGCGTGGCGACGCCGCGATGCTGCCCACCGGGCTGTTCAGCAGCCGGCTCTTCTCGGTGCTGAACCTCTTCACAGTTGTCGTCTACGCGGCGCTCAGCGGCTTCACCTTCTTCTTCGCCGTCTACCTGCAGAACGTGGTCGGGTGGTCGGCCTTCCGCACCGGCATCGCGTTGCTGCCGATGACCCTGCTGCTGTTGGTCGGCTCCGCGCGCGCCGGTGCGCTGTCGGCGCGGATCGGCCCACGGCTGCCGCTCGCCATCGGACCGGTGATCGCCGCGGTCGGCCTGCTGCTGCTGCGCGGCGTCGGACCGGGCGCGTCGTACTGGCGGGACGTGCTGCCCGGTGTGCTGCTCTTCGGCATCGGGTTGACCCTGGTGGTGGCGCCGCTGACCGCGTCGGTGCTGGCCGCCGTGCAGGACCGGTTCTCCGGAGTGGCCAGCGGCTTCAACAACGCCGCGTCCCGGGCCGGCGGTCTGCTCGCGGTGGCGGCGCTGCCGCTGCTGGTCGGGCTCTCCGGCGCCGGGTACGAGCAGAAGGCCGACCTGACCGACGCGTTCCGGGGCGCGATGAAGTGGTGTGCCGGGCTGCTCGTGGCCGGCGCGGTGCTGGCCCTCGTGCTGGTCCACCGACCGCCCCGGAAAGCTCCGCCGTCCCAGCCCTGCCATTCGCTGCCCGTCGCGACACCCCCGAAGTAG